A segment of the Candidatus Protochlamydia naegleriophila genome:
TCACCGGCCGATATGTATGACTTGCGCTATGCGATGACAATTTTTGCGACTCAAGGCTGTGCAAGCTGCCATCGTTTACAAGGCTTTGAATCTAACGTTGGATTTCAGGTTGAAAAGGCAGATCCTTCTTTTGACAAACTCTATGAGCAGCAAGTGTGGTTTAAGCGGTTGTTTCCTGAAGTCATCCGCTTTAGCACCTACGATGAAGAGCTTCCCGGATCTGAAATTGTAGCTCAGATCGAAAAGTATGCTAAAGACATTGATGAGCGCATTGTAACAGGTGTTAGAAAAGATGGAATTTTGGAAGAGATTAATCAAAACCACCCAGAAGCCATCGAAGCCTTGTATTCGAACTTCCGCTATGCTTCTCGCGCTAAGAATCAATACTATGAAGAGCTTATTCAAAATGAAAGCGACCCAGCCAAAATAGAGAGCCTTCGAGCTGAGCATCAAGCTTGGAAGGAACGGGTACATCGCGTTCTCATGACCTATATTCAAGTCTATGGGCTTGGAAGGCTGATCGGGCCACACTTGAATTGGTCGGGCATCTATCGCTCCGATGAGTGGTTGATGGAGCATTTTCGCAACCCATCGGCCCATGTGCCGCGTTCAATCATGCCGGTCATGCCGTTTGACGATACCAAGTTTTATGCACTCACTCACATGCTCGATAAGCTTGGCATTCGCAATCGCAAGCATGTACGCGACATCTGGTCTCTTAAGGGGTTTGATCCTCAAGAAGCGTATGAAATGCATTGTGCGCAGTGTCATGGCATTGGACATCAAGGCTATGGAGTCATTTCAGAGTGGATTTATCCAATCCCAAAAAATTTGAAGAATCCCGACTTCTTGAGGAATCTGACCAAAGAAGAAGCCATTCGCTCCATTACCAACGGCGTGAGAGGAACACCCATGCCGCCTTGGGGAGAAGTTGCTAAGGACAAGTCAACAAATCTGCAGGAAGAAATAGGCAATACACCTGTTTTGACAGCGTCTGAAATAAACTATTTGGTCGATTGGATTTACTCTTCCTTGCCAGGCGGCGAAGTGATCAGAGAAACAGAGATTCCTAAATGGCGCTATGAGCCGCAAGACATCTTGAATGAGTTGAAAAAAGAGGGAGGGCATTTGATTCCTTTTCCGAGTAAAACAGGTGAGGGGTGGCCAAGCGAAGAAAAACAGCCGGATAGTACTCCTCCCTCACCGCCATCTCCTCTTTCTTTTTTACCGACCGGTGAAGGCTACTACGCGGCTCTTAAACCGGAAGTATATTCCAAAAGCGTGCCGAAAGCAGAACAGCCAGGCTATACAGTCGAGGATGTCTTTGATGTCGTTCCATCGAATGACAAAGAGAGTCCTTATCACTACTACATCAAAAAAAAGTACTACACGCTGCACAATATAGAAGAAGGACAGAAGTACTTTTTGCTTAATTGTGCCGTCTGTCATGGCAATGAAGGGGATGGCAGTGGCATCAGAGGGCAGGCGATGCAGGATGCCAAGCCGCGCATGCTGACCAATCTTGATTGGATTCAATCGAGAGATGATTTGCGCTTAATCCGCTCGATTAAATATGGGGTGCCGGGCACATCGATGACTTCTTGGGGGGATTACACAAATTCATTGCAACGCATGCAGCTTGTCATGTTTATTCGCACGCTCAGTGAAGAGCGGGACCGGCGGATAGCTTTAGATCAAGCCGTTTACTATGCATTTGAAACGACTCAAGTAATGCTAGAAGAAGCTCGAGTTGCCAGGAATGAGCAATTAAAACAAGCCATGCAACAGGAAAAAGAACTTCAGCAGCAGCAAATGCAGCAAGCAAGCCTTGTCATGCAAGGAAAAGAATCGCCTCAAAAAGCGGCAGAGCTTTACCAAAAACGGTTGGAAGTCGAGCAAAAAATTAAGCAAATGAAACAGCAAGATCAGCTTTTAGTTGATATGAAGGCGGAGGTAAAGCGGGAGCGGGATCTTTACTACAATTTGGGCGTTAGTTTAATTGCTAAAAATGCGGGTGAAACTGCCTTAGAAAATTATGATCGCCTCATTCGCCTTCAAGCCGCCCGTTATAGCTTTGACAATCAAGAATTAGTGCTAAAGAAGAATGGCGACTTGGTTCAAAAGAGCCGCGAATTGCGCAAAAAGATCGAACAAGAATTGGATGAAAAAATCGATGAGTTGGCAAAAGAGCAGCAGCTCCTAGAGGGGAAAATCATCTCTGCCCAGCGGCGCGAAGAGCTAGCTTCGAATCAAGCCGACTTAGATGCCTTCAATAAACTGAAGGCCAGATTAATCACCGATACAGAAGAGGCGATGCGGTCGATTGGCAAGCAATACAGCATCTTACAAGCTTTGAAATTGTCTTCTGAAGCTACTAAGACGCCATCGAGCTCTAAATGATCGTAAAAAGAGCATCTATTTTGTGTATAATTCAATAAAAGAGTATAAGTGGGCCATCCAAAGCATTGGTAATTTCGGCATGGTTCAAAC
Coding sequences within it:
- a CDS encoding c-type cytochrome, translating into MRSDTPQILLILSGLLVTALFGAFLYREIFPEYRIYQDDYLALEEFRSTYTKHPIPPFKLGIKQIVLEREDKGPATVDRCTSCHVALQVPYFSPTKIAKDLNGNLVRDENGKPVLIPNEEYIWLKLDEKIASLRDENVLEQLKKEGQTGEIKRRLAEAERYAALKVAHVGHQTYDVTKVLAMHPLIGNETRPFEFHPIEEYGCTVCHNGNGKGLVTDKAHGPVFDGQYEVEFRGDIPQFTEKDPGNDPPFARVFNDKPGHDLLFQTEPLFVGSLIQAKCMQCHQTSDKQLDGAATSAIELTQKREKRLNIVFDAYEKEKQTLMDLLSLREQLQTKGYEQTIAELKGKQSNYILPAEVLENAASQLNYLTQLAKSEPVEGRREEAINKRLDQSLLALLGSQVLLQGAEAAYKKQNSAALEAFLKQHQADPEAKGSLFVKAEALDFNQDLLQHAKDTQRSFEAAVSDQKNLTAMSSDVDELTRNYQRGKELYLSQACFACHRISGLARGGVGPELTRIGESYPWYIKESIVWPQADLKSSTMPNFRLDHRELEDLMTFLLAQRGGNKAVAETSHQVSLQAWEAGRKMPWEKPISPADMYDLRYAMTIFATQGCASCHRLQGFESNVGFQVEKADPSFDKLYEQQVWFKRLFPEVIRFSTYDEELPGSEIVAQIEKYAKDIDERIVTGVRKDGILEEINQNHPEAIEALYSNFRYASRAKNQYYEELIQNESDPAKIESLRAEHQAWKERVHRVLMTYIQVYGLGRLIGPHLNWSGIYRSDEWLMEHFRNPSAHVPRSIMPVMPFDDTKFYALTHMLDKLGIRNRKHVRDIWSLKGFDPQEAYEMHCAQCHGIGHQGYGVISEWIYPIPKNLKNPDFLRNLTKEEAIRSITNGVRGTPMPPWGEVAKDKSTNLQEEIGNTPVLTASEINYLVDWIYSSLPGGEVIRETEIPKWRYEPQDILNELKKEGGHLIPFPSKTGEGWPSEEKQPDSTPPSPPSPLSFLPTGEGYYAALKPEVYSKSVPKAEQPGYTVEDVFDVVPSNDKESPYHYYIKKKYYTLHNIEEGQKYFLLNCAVCHGNEGDGSGIRGQAMQDAKPRMLTNLDWIQSRDDLRLIRSIKYGVPGTSMTSWGDYTNSLQRMQLVMFIRTLSEERDRRIALDQAVYYAFETTQVMLEEARVARNEQLKQAMQQEKELQQQQMQQASLVMQGKESPQKAAELYQKRLEVEQKIKQMKQQDQLLVDMKAEVKRERDLYYNLGVSLIAKNAGETALENYDRLIRLQAARYSFDNQELVLKKNGDLVQKSRELRKKIEQELDEKIDELAKEQQLLEGKIISAQRREELASNQADLDAFNKLKARLITDTEEAMRSIGKQYSILQALKLSSEATKTPSSSK